One region of Rhodocaloribacter litoris genomic DNA includes:
- a CDS encoding YceI family protein → MQAPRDIYPGKLLLIAACMLALAGETGAQQRVVLAEESRLWIEGQTSVNRFACEARSFAGEGVLAGGNVLSGSPAKRGASRGIQRHVARLVVPVRQFDCGKDRMNADLYEALKAETHPEIVFELEEAEVVGPRRDSTVALRVDGRLRIAGVENDITLTVTAWPAGAGRYRARGGYPLRMSDYGVDPPRALLGLIRVQDQIVVRFDLVAVPADSLKNEKSR, encoded by the coding sequence ATGCAAGCACCGCGTGACATCTACCCCGGAAAGCTGCTGCTCATTGCCGCCTGCATGCTGGCCCTGGCCGGAGAGACCGGGGCGCAGCAGCGGGTTGTGCTGGCCGAGGAGAGCCGGCTCTGGATCGAAGGGCAGACCAGCGTCAACCGTTTTGCCTGCGAGGCCCGGTCCTTTGCCGGGGAAGGGGTGCTGGCCGGTGGGAACGTCCTCTCGGGAAGCCCGGCGAAGCGGGGGGCCTCCCGGGGGATACAGCGCCACGTGGCGCGTCTGGTGGTGCCGGTACGGCAGTTCGACTGCGGCAAGGACCGCATGAACGCCGACCTCTACGAGGCGCTCAAGGCCGAGACCCATCCCGAAATCGTCTTCGAGCTGGAGGAGGCAGAGGTCGTCGGGCCGCGCAGAGACAGCACCGTCGCGTTGCGGGTCGACGGGCGGCTCCGCATAGCCGGCGTGGAAAACGACATCACCCTGACGGTCACGGCCTGGCCGGCGGGGGCGGGGCGCTATCGTGCCCGGGGCGGCTATCCCCTGCGCATGAGCGACTACGGCGTCGATCCGCCCCGTGCCCTGCTGGGCCTCATCCGGGTGCAGGATCAGATC
- a CDS encoding hotdog fold thioesterase, with protein sequence MTPSPSEIWVVRPTLEQLNALKAGTMMEHLGITFVEVGADFVEATMPVDHRTRQPFGLLHGGASVVLAETLGSAAANFCVAPERHYCVGLEVNANHVRAVRSGIVTGRARPLHLGRRTQVWETHIYEEAGRLVCISRLTLAVLERREERPR encoded by the coding sequence ATGACGCCGTCGCCGTCCGAGATCTGGGTGGTCCGCCCGACGCTCGAACAGCTCAACGCCCTGAAGGCGGGTACCATGATGGAGCACCTCGGCATCACCTTCGTCGAGGTCGGTGCCGATTTTGTGGAGGCGACGATGCCGGTGGACCACCGGACGCGGCAGCCCTTCGGCCTCTTGCACGGTGGCGCTTCGGTGGTGCTTGCCGAGACGCTCGGGAGTGCGGCGGCCAACTTCTGCGTGGCACCGGAACGCCATTACTGTGTGGGGCTGGAGGTGAACGCCAACCACGTCCGGGCCGTACGCTCGGGCATCGTGACGGGGCGGGCCCGCCCCCTGCATCTGGGACGTCGCACGCAGGTCTGGGAGACGCACATCTACGAGGAGGCGGGTCGTCTCGTCTGCATCAGCCGCCTCACGCTGGCCGTGCTCGAGCGCCGCGAGGAACGCCCGCGTTGA
- the greA gene encoding transcription elongation factor GreA — protein MKKPDTVYLTPEGLQKLKDELQFLRTKERARIARAIAEARGQGDLSENAEYDAAKEAQGHLEARIAKLEETISNARVVDEQTIDTTRAYILSKVRVKNLKTGTEQTYTLTSAQEADLSQNKISVSSPIGKGLLGRTVGEVVEIKVPAGKVQLEIVEITR, from the coding sequence ATGAAAAAGCCTGACACCGTATACCTGACGCCGGAAGGCCTGCAGAAGCTGAAAGACGAGTTGCAGTTCCTTCGCACCAAGGAGCGTGCACGCATCGCCCGGGCCATCGCCGAAGCCCGCGGCCAGGGTGACCTCTCGGAAAATGCCGAGTACGACGCCGCCAAAGAAGCCCAGGGACACCTGGAAGCCCGTATCGCCAAGCTCGAGGAGACCATCTCGAATGCCCGCGTCGTGGACGAGCAAACCATCGACACGACCCGGGCCTACATCCTCTCGAAGGTGCGGGTGAAGAACCTCAAAACCGGCACCGAACAGACCTATACGCTGACCTCGGCCCAGGAAGCCGACCTGTCCCAGAACAAAATCTCCGTCAGCAGCCCCATCGGGAAGGGCCTGCTGGGACGCACCGTCGGAGAAGTCGTGGAGATCAAAGTGCCGGCCGGAAAGGTACAACTCGAGATCGTCGAGATCACCCGGTAG
- a CDS encoding response regulator has product MKKILIVDDHPLMRKGLALSIESETDLKVVAQAADAEEALAALETHDPDMAVVDISLPGMSGLELIKHMLALKPGLKVLVVSRHDESLYAERAIRAGARGYVMKLEAGEVIVQAVRRVLNGGIYVSEEVNERLLMGIAAGREMLAKSPLEVLSDRELEVFELTGRGLGTREIAERLHLSIKTVESYRARIKNKLNLNTAVELMQHAVQWVEGERTG; this is encoded by the coding sequence ATGAAAAAGATCCTCATCGTCGACGACCATCCGTTGATGCGCAAAGGGCTGGCCCTGAGCATCGAAAGCGAGACGGACCTGAAGGTGGTCGCCCAGGCGGCCGACGCCGAGGAGGCCCTGGCCGCGCTCGAAACCCACGATCCGGACATGGCCGTGGTGGACATCTCGCTGCCGGGCATGAGCGGCCTCGAACTCATCAAACACATGCTGGCCCTCAAACCCGGGCTCAAGGTGCTGGTCGTCTCGCGCCACGACGAGTCGCTCTACGCCGAACGGGCCATCCGGGCCGGTGCACGCGGCTACGTGATGAAGCTCGAGGCCGGGGAGGTGATCGTGCAGGCTGTTCGCCGCGTGCTCAATGGCGGCATCTACGTGAGCGAGGAGGTCAACGAGCGCCTGCTGATGGGCATCGCCGCCGGGCGTGAAATGCTGGCGAAGTCGCCCCTCGAAGTGCTCAGCGACCGCGAGCTGGAAGTCTTCGAGCTGACCGGGCGCGGGCTGGGCACGCGGGAGATCGCCGAGCGGCTGCACCTCTCGATCAAGACGGTGGAGTCCTACCGGGCCCGGATCAAGAACAAACTCAACCTGAACACCGCCGTCGAACTGATGCAGCACGCCGTCCAGTGGGTCGAGGGCGAGCGAACCGGGTGA
- a CDS encoding YtxH domain-containing protein — MYTNRDLICTALLAFAGGVAAGILFAPDSGRASREKIAARLRAERRRIEQQLRAMEEQLSSLEAQLVSAGQEVGEKVREAAQRVQAQLTPDLPGDPDAWKVEDNELGRDLRRMPRR, encoded by the coding sequence ATGTATACGAACCGTGATCTGATCTGCACGGCCCTGCTGGCCTTTGCGGGGGGGGTGGCTGCCGGCATCCTGTTTGCGCCGGATTCGGGCCGTGCCTCGCGCGAGAAGATTGCTGCCCGGCTTCGTGCCGAACGGCGCCGCATCGAGCAGCAGCTCCGGGCCATGGAGGAGCAACTCTCCAGCCTGGAGGCGCAGCTTGTCTCGGCCGGTCAGGAGGTTGGGGAAAAGGTGCGCGAGGCGGCCCAGCGGGTTCAGGCCCAGCTTACCCCGGACCTGCCCGGAGATCCGGACGCCTGGAAGGTCGAGGACAACGAGCTGGGGCGCGACCTGCGCCGGATGCCGCGCCGGTGA
- the mtgA gene encoding monofunctional biosynthetic peptidoglycan transglycosylase — translation MARSSRQRLSPLHRLLRGIVRGLLVALAGYFGLCTLALLLYNVVDPPTTGVQLQRRVASWFSEQPYEKHYRPVPLERIADVLEHAVIAAEDGRFFEHHGIDWQAVREAVEDNRRRGRTWRGGSTITQQLVKNLFMTTHSSYLRKALEVPLAYLAELLLSKERILELYLNVIEWGDGIYGAEAAARHYYGIGADRLSRHQAAALAAVIPNPRHRHPDRMGWYRDVILRRMQQMGY, via the coding sequence ATGGCCCGGTCCTCCCGTCAACGCCTCTCCCCGCTGCACCGGCTCCTTCGCGGCATCGTGCGGGGGCTCCTCGTCGCACTGGCGGGCTACTTCGGCCTGTGCACCCTGGCCCTGCTCCTGTACAACGTCGTCGATCCCCCCACGACGGGCGTGCAACTCCAGCGCCGGGTGGCCTCCTGGTTCTCGGAACAGCCGTACGAGAAACACTACAGGCCGGTCCCGCTCGAACGCATCGCCGACGTGCTGGAGCACGCCGTCATTGCCGCTGAGGACGGCCGCTTCTTCGAACACCACGGGATCGACTGGCAGGCGGTGCGCGAAGCCGTCGAAGACAACCGGCGCCGGGGCCGAACCTGGCGCGGCGGCTCGACGATCACACAGCAGCTCGTCAAGAACCTGTTCATGACCACCCACAGCTCGTACCTGCGCAAAGCGCTCGAGGTGCCACTGGCCTACCTGGCCGAGTTGCTGCTTTCGAAGGAACGGATCCTCGAGCTCTACCTGAACGTGATCGAGTGGGGGGACGGCATCTACGGCGCCGAGGCCGCCGCCCGGCATTACTACGGCATCGGGGCGGACCGGCTCTCCCGGCACCAGGCCGCCGCCCTGGCCGCCGTCATCCCCAACCCCCGCCACCGCCACCCGGACCGCATGGGCTGGTACCGCGACGTCATCCTCCGCCGCATGCAGCAGATGGGATACTGA
- a CDS encoding NlpC/P60 family protein, with amino-acid sequence MPWLVLTVLVVGGCASSAPRTPLPADTTPLPAEVVEQRLRAEVATWIGTPHRWGGASRAGVDCSGLVHVLFGELFALRLPRTTEAQARTGTPVRPEALRAGDLVFFQIDKRTRHVGIYLCCGEFAHASSSLGVTISHLDEPYWQRAFRAARRVLPATTAPPPADRPPAPRPGW; translated from the coding sequence GTGCCGTGGCTGGTGCTCACGGTGCTGGTGGTAGGCGGGTGTGCCTCATCGGCCCCGCGCACGCCCCTCCCGGCGGATACCACGCCGCTGCCGGCCGAGGTGGTCGAGCAGCGCCTCCGGGCCGAGGTGGCAACCTGGATCGGCACCCCGCACCGGTGGGGCGGTGCCTCCCGCGCGGGCGTCGACTGTTCCGGGCTCGTGCACGTCCTCTTCGGCGAGCTTTTCGCACTCCGGCTGCCGCGCACCACCGAGGCCCAGGCCCGTACGGGCACACCCGTACGACCGGAGGCGCTCCGGGCCGGCGACCTCGTCTTTTTTCAGATCGACAAGCGCACCCGGCACGTGGGCATCTACCTGTGCTGCGGCGAGTTCGCCCATGCCTCCAGCAGCCTGGGCGTCACCATTTCCCACCTCGACGAACCCTACTGGCAACGCGCCTTCCGTGCGGCCCGCCGCGTGCTGCCGGCAACCACCGCGCCCCCGCCGGCAGACCGCCCCCCGGCGCCGCGCCCCGGCTGGTAA
- a CDS encoding threonine aldolase family protein: protein MRIDLRSDTVTQPTEGMRRAMYEAEVGDDVFGEDPTVRRLEETVAALLGKEAALFVPSGTMGNQLALKVHTRPGDEVILERTCHIFNYESGAPGLLSGVVLHPLDGEGGILTGEQVAAAVRPGYYWMARSRLVCLENTLNQAGGTVYPLENVEAIAAVVRGHGLRYHLDGARLWNATAATGIPEHVYAAPFDTVNVCFSKGLGAPVGSALAGPKDLITEAHRYRKMFGGGMRQAGILAAAALYALEHHRPHLAEDHAKARRLAEGLAELPGFRLDPDRVQTNIVLFDVDHGDALRTVEELKADGILMVPFGPATVRATTHRDVSMEDIEQAIARIHRRFGN, encoded by the coding sequence ATGCGGATCGACCTGCGAAGCGACACGGTGACGCAGCCCACCGAAGGCATGCGCCGGGCCATGTACGAGGCGGAGGTGGGAGATGACGTCTTCGGCGAGGATCCCACGGTGCGGCGGCTCGAAGAGACGGTCGCGGCGTTGCTCGGTAAAGAGGCCGCGCTCTTCGTTCCCTCCGGCACCATGGGCAACCAGCTCGCCCTCAAGGTGCACACCCGCCCCGGCGACGAGGTGATCCTGGAACGCACGTGCCACATCTTCAACTACGAGTCGGGGGCGCCGGGACTGCTCTCCGGCGTCGTCCTGCACCCCCTCGACGGGGAAGGCGGCATCCTGACGGGCGAGCAGGTGGCCGCCGCCGTGCGGCCCGGCTACTACTGGATGGCCCGCTCGCGGCTCGTCTGCCTCGAAAACACCCTCAACCAGGCGGGCGGCACCGTCTACCCGCTGGAGAACGTCGAAGCCATCGCGGCGGTCGTGCGCGGGCACGGCCTGCGCTACCACCTCGACGGCGCCCGGCTCTGGAACGCCACCGCCGCCACCGGCATCCCCGAGCACGTCTACGCCGCACCGTTCGACACCGTAAACGTCTGCTTTTCGAAAGGGCTGGGCGCCCCCGTGGGCTCGGCCCTGGCCGGCCCGAAAGACCTCATCACCGAAGCCCACCGGTACCGGAAAATGTTCGGCGGCGGGATGCGGCAGGCCGGCATCCTGGCCGCGGCGGCCCTCTACGCCCTCGAACACCATCGCCCCCACCTGGCCGAGGACCATGCCAAGGCCCGGCGCCTGGCCGAAGGCCTGGCCGAACTCCCCGGCTTCCGCCTGGACCCCGACCGCGTCCAGACGAATATCGTCCTCTTCGACGTCGACCACGGCGACGCCCTCCGGACCGTCGAGGAACTCAAGGCGGACGGCATCCTGATGGTCCCCTTCGGCCCGGCCACGGTGCGCGCCACCACCCACCGCGACGTGTCGATGGAAGACATCGAGCAGGCCATCGCCCGCATCCACCGGCGTTTCGGAAACTGA
- a CDS encoding YceI family protein, producing the protein MKRYALYVAVLAGLLGLGWSLPGVYTLTAESRLWIDGTSTLHDWTCEATTLTGTLRVPDGAAGLEAGLAGAEVVVPVAGIDCKKDKMNGNLWKALKAEDHPEIRYVLDQATARPGEVAGTFVLETKGRLTVAGVEQPLEMAVTGQVLEDGRYRFAGRTAFSMKIFDVKPPSLMLGTIKTGEDVTVRFDVVAAPAGTL; encoded by the coding sequence ATGAAACGCTATGCGCTGTATGTGGCGGTGCTCGCCGGGTTGCTGGGGCTCGGATGGAGCCTCCCCGGGGTCTACACCCTGACGGCCGAGAGCCGCCTCTGGATCGACGGTACCTCGACGCTGCACGACTGGACGTGTGAGGCCACAACCCTGACCGGTACCTTGAGGGTGCCGGACGGAGCCGCCGGCCTTGAAGCGGGGCTCGCGGGGGCCGAGGTCGTCGTGCCCGTGGCAGGCATCGACTGCAAGAAAGACAAGATGAACGGGAACCTGTGGAAGGCCCTCAAGGCGGAGGACCATCCCGAGATCCGGTATGTGCTGGATCAGGCCACCGCCCGCCCCGGTGAGGTCGCCGGCACGTTCGTGCTGGAGACGAAGGGGCGCCTCACGGTGGCCGGCGTCGAACAGCCCCTGGAGATGGCGGTCACCGGGCAGGTCCTCGAAGACGGGCGCTATCGCTTCGCCGGCCGCACGGCCTTCTCCATGAAAATCTTCGACGTGAAGCCGCCCTCGCTCATGCTCGGCACCATCAAGACCGGTGAGGATGTGACGGTGCGCTTCGACGTCGTGGCGGCGCCGGCCGGGACTCTCTGA